The genomic window CATAAGAAATCCAGAAATGGTATTGTTTAAAATAAAGTAATTTATTGATTTCATTAAAATTTTAAATCTTTTATCTGCAGATATACGTTATGAGCTTTGGAAATTACACATAAAGTTTATTGTTTTCAATGTTGTAGTGATCTGATATCTCAGGTTTCTAAAACATAGAAGCAGTAAGAATCCCGATCTTCGCTACCGTGCAGAAATTTCCCGATATCAGGCCGGCGGCGGTGAAACGGAGATATCTTCCCGGAATAGGGTGTTTAAAAATAACCTGCTGTTCCACCGGATTGGCTTTGATATTGGAAAATTCGCCTTCCGCAGCGGACTGCCAGTGGATACCGTCGGTGCTGGTCTCAATATGATAACGGCTGATGATGCCGTCTGGCTTTTTATCCTGGCGGGGCAGATAGGTACACCCTTTCAAGTTTTGCAATTTCCCAAGATCAATCATAATTCCTGCTGAAAAAGAGGGAGACGCAATTGGCGGACTTTGCCAGAATGTTTCCGGGTTGTCATCGATGGCGTAAGCTGCCGGGTGGGCAAAATCAGTACCTTCCGGACTAATGATTTTCCATCCTGATTTTACCGGACCAAACCGGAGAACGGCGGTTTCGCTTTGCTCGTTGTTATTGAGAGATATTGCCTTTACCATTCCGTCATCAGCCAGGGTAAAAGGTTGGCGGTATGGCAAAGATTTCAGAGTAGGGGAACTCCCGTCGAGGGTATAATATATTGTTGAAGAAGCGTCTGCAGATGACAGGGTAATCGTTCCTTCAGCAGTGCGACGGATCAAAGGTTTAGCAATTATTACCGGTTCATTGTACAGGCCGAAATCACTCAAAGCCACGGCTACCGGCGATCGGGTAATGGTCAGGCGTATTTTATCGGTAGTGATCCTTTCAGGAAGGCGGATCAGACGGTTCGGACCGATGCTGGTGGCTGAGGCGATTTTCTTCCAGGCTCCGTTAAGAAAAGCTTCCACCTCAAAAGCTTCGATCCGCTGACCAAGTTTTATGTTTTCCCGTAAACGGATGACATTAAAAGTTTTTTCAGCAGGAAGGGTAATGCTAAGCTGAGGGGTAGTAACCTCATCATCAGTGGCCCAATACGAATACCGGTCCTGATCGAGCAAATGCTGCGGTCCGTATTGGGAAAGGTTGTTTCCACGGACACTGCTGGCTTTTAAAACAGCATCTTCTGCAAGATTAACGGCAAAAGTCTGTTTCAGCAGTTTCCCAAATTGCTGAAGCGAACTGATATCTTCAGGATTCAGCTGTCCCTGACGGTTAGGGGAGAGGCCCAGATCCAGATTCGCGCCCCTGCCTACGCTTTTGTAATAAAGATCGAGTAGTTCGGCGGGTGTTTTTACCCTGCTGTCTTCGCGGGTATGGTAGAACCAGCCCGGCCGGAGGGAAACATCGCATTCCGCGGGCATCCAGTATTTTCCGTTTCGGGTGCCTTCAATGCCCAGCTCATATTTCGTAAAGCCATTGGAAGGCTTTTTCCCTTCTTCGGGGGCCTGCGGTTCATAAGTCGCCCAACAAGTTTCCCCGGCATGGCCGTCTTCGTTTCCTACCCAGCGGATATCCGGTCCGACATCTCCGAAAATTACGGCTTCCGGCTGCATACGCCTAGTGATCGCCCAGGTAGCCGGCCAGTCGTAATAGGTTGCCCGGTCGATTTTCCGGGTTTCGCGGGCATTTCCGTAGTAGCCGTCTCCGCCGTTGGCCCCGTCGTGCCATGAGGTAAACAGGGTACCGTAATGGCTATACAGCTCCTGAAGCTGTTTCCGGTACATTTCAACATAGGCGGGAGTGCCGTAGAGCGGATTGTTGCGGTCCCAAGGCGAGCAGTAAATGCCCATTTTCATGCCCAGCTTTTCACAGGCTTTCTGGTATTCCTTTACAATATCGCCTTTGCCATTTTTCCACGGGCTTTTTTTGATGCTGTAATCCGTGGTTTTCGTAGGCCAGAGGCAAAGTCCGTCATGGTGTTTCGCCACAACGATGATGCCTTTGAATCCTCCGGCTTTTGCTGCTGAAACAATTTGTTGCGCATCGAAATTCGTCGGATTAATCAGTACAGGGTTTTCATCCCCATAACCCCATTCTTTATCGGTATAAGTAGCGCTGCCGTAATGGACGATGCAGTACATTTCCATTTCATGCCACTTCAGCTGTGCGTCAGATGGAATAGCTCCATAAGGTTTTAGTGGCTGTTGGGCGTGGCTGAATACCGTTGTTAAAACAATTCCGAAGGTCAGGATCCGATTTTTCATTTTTTGCTGTTTTGATCTAGGATCGGATGATCCAGGGAAGGAAGTTGCCGGTGGTTGCTTTCCAGTTCGTCAAATACTACAATTTCATTTTTGCCTTTTTTCAGCCAGCACGCCGGAACATAAAGGGTCTGCTGCGGGCCGATGTTCCAGTATTTGCCCAGGTTACGGCCGTTCAGGAAAACAAAACCTTTCCCGAAGGTGCGCATATCCAGATAGGTATCCCCCAATTGCTGAAGGGTAAAGCTTCCTTTGTACAGGGTAGGATGGCCGGTTTTCTGATCTTTATTTTTGCTGAAAGAAAATTTTTCTGTGGTTTTAAAAGGGAAACGGTACATCTTCCAGCCGGAAACAGCCCGGCCGTCAATGGAAACCGATTCGGTAATGCCATGCCGGTTGTCATTCAGGAACGGACCATAATTGATCCGCCCGTTGTTTTCCACCCAAAGATCGAGGACGGCATCTGAAGAAATTCCGGTCAGGTTCATCGAGTCCTGCTTCAGCCTGCGGTCGAGGCTTCCCAGGTATTTTCCGTCGACGTACACCTGCGCGTAATCCCTGAGTTCTTTCAGCTTCAGCATTCCTCCTTTTTTAATGTTGGTCCGGTACAAAACGAAACCGTAAGCCTGGTCCAGACCCTCAAAAGATAATGGTTGTTCAGCCGTTTCGGGCTTCGGGAGCTGACTGAAAATACCGGCGTACTGCTCCAGGGCAATATCCGGAATCTTTATTGCAGGCTTTGTCTTAGGAACCGGCGGTAAAGCTTTTCCTGCCGGAAGATGGTTGACAATCACTTTTCTGAAAGCATAAAATTTTTCCGTCGGATTTCCGGCTTCATCCAACGGGGCATCGTAGTCATAGCTGGAAACCTGGGGCGAATACGGATTGTCTTTGTTCATATTCGCGCCGTTCATAAACCCGCGGGTCGTTCCGCCGTGGAACATATACATATTCACGGAGATGCCGGCAGCCAGCAGTTTGTCCAGCGTTTTCGCCGATTGTTCCGCAGATACGTCCGCATGCTTCTTGCCCCAGTCGTCGAACCATCCCGGATACCATTCCGCTACATAATACGGCCCTTTGCCGTTGTGGTATTTGTTGATCAGGGTTTTGACCTGTGCCGGATCTTCCAGTCCGTTCACGGCCGGAAGGTAGCCCGGCAGATACCCCTTCGGCATCTGGTCGGCCCCGTCGCAGGTGAAAAGAATGCCGTCGAAACCGGCTTCCCTGAAGATTTTCCGGTTCAGGTCCAGGTACGTTTTATCGTTGCTGTAGGATCCGTATTCGTTTTCGATCTGAATCATCAGGATATTGCCGCCGTGGGTAACCTGAAGCGGGATCAGCTGTTTCGCCAGCGCTTTGATGTAGCGGGTGTAGGCGAAGATAAATTTCGGATCGGTGCTTCTCACCTGCATGTTCCGGTCTTTCAGCAGCCACCACGGATACCCGCCGAATTCCCATTCCGCGCACACGTAAGGACTCGGGCGTAAAACTACCCAAAGGCCTTCCTCTTGGGCTACTTTCACAAATTCCGCAATATCATTATTCCCGCTGAAATCATAGACGCCCGGTGTTTCTTCATGCGCATTCCAGAACACATAGGTTCCGATGGTATTCAGTCCCATCGCTTTCGCCATCTTCATCCGTTCCCGCCACAATTCCCGCGGAATGCGGGGATAATGCATCTCGCCGGAAATCATCTGCAGCGGCTTACCGTCCAGTAAAAAATCAGCATCGCCCAGTGCAAAAGTATGCCGGACCGGCTGCTGGGCCGAACAAAAAAATCCTGCCCCGCAAAGGAAAAAAACACTCAAAATAGCGTAAAGTCTGCTCATCTCGGATCGCTCATTTTAGAAACGCTTAAATTAATCCAAAACCGGCAATACCACAAATTGAAATGATGATTTGTGGGAATTTCGGGATACGGTGGCTGAGCGGAGTTGAAGCTACCGTGGAATTGTGGGTTGTATTATAGTGGTGAAAGGCTTATGCCTGAGGTTTCCGAAAGCGGAAGTGGTGATTCTGATGTAATTAACTTCTTTGAAATTTTCTGAAAAAAAGATACCTATAAGGCGACAGATCGTGTCGTATGATCTCTTTTTTTGGGCAAGAGCGGTCAGTCATGGCTACCGCCTAAGACAGGCGGTCTTAAAAAATATCAATCTCCTGATGAGCCGGAAATTACCGGACCTGTTTTCCGGAAATTACTCAGGATGAAGACGAGGTTTCAAGTATAAACCAACCATTCATAGAGTGTTTTCAATGGTTAATTGTTTCCGGTACTTTAACAGGTACAAGTTTCGAGAAAAAAAATCAAATCTGGTAGGGATTGATAATAATTCACACTTTATGGACGTTAGCATATATAAAATGCCATGAAGGTTAAGATAGAACTATTATAATTAATAACCTAAACACGATGAAAACGAAATCCAATTATCCGTTATCCGATGAAGAACAGTTTAAAGGGACCCTCCTGGTTTTCCTTTCCGAGATCCTTAAAAGCCTGGACCGAAAAGAACCGGACAGCTCCGGATATTATGACAGTGCAGACGTCAAACGACTGCTGAACATCAGCGACCGGACCCTTCACCGGCTCAGGAAATCCAAGGCGGTTCCCTATGTGAAGATCGGGAGGAAAATATTTTACCCCAAATCATTCTTTAACGGTACAATACACGGCGGTCCGGAAAAGACAGAAGGGTAGCGGTCCAGTCCAGTCCTGTACAACCATATCGTTCAATTGACTGTTAAGAACGGAGGGCTTTACCGGTCCTCCGGGACTGCGCCGGCATATAGGTAAGGCGGAATTACATATTATACCCCGATCTTAAAGTCATGATAAAGTAGGGGCAGGACCAGCATCCGGTTTTTCATGCGGCTGCCCGGCCTTTAAGATCTGAGGCACGGTTCGGCATTAAAATCGTATGCTATACTATAAACAACATCATATGGATACCGGAAAAATAACAGTCAGGCATGCCTCAGGAACTTATACGATGCAGGTAAACCCGGAAGATTTCGATAAAGCCTGTAAAAAGATCACCGCAATTATAAAAGGTAAAAACAGATATTTCAAATATACGCCGGACCCGGATACTTTTCAGGTGTTTACAGCAAAAATGCTGAGGCAAAGCGTGGTCACCTTCGAGCGTCAGAAAGCCGGTGCCGGATTGCTTACCCAGCAAATATAAAATAGTTTTACCATGCATCGGTATTGAAACAGCCCCTTCTCAGGGGCTGTTTTATTGTGTGTATCCATAGAATGATCCGAAAGATCATTTTTCCCAACTTAAAAGCAGAAGCCCATTCAACCCTGGATCTCAATTTTTATGATTGGTCCGATCGATCGCTGCTGATTAGGCAGAATCTCCGGAAAGGAATGCCCGGCCCTGATTTTTAACAGTAACCCCTCAGACCGTCGACATAAAACGATCAATTCCAGTAAACCGGTTTTTCAGGGTTTCGTCCGGTACTTGTCCGGTACTTGTTCGGAAAAAACATCTTTTTTCCGAACAAGTACCGAAGGATTCCCGAAGAACGACCGAAGAAAGGCAGGAAGAGACCTGACAAAACCTGCCAAAAGCGGCCAAAATCGGACACTGCTTTCCCGGCTATTTGAAAACCGGAAAACCTGTTTTATTTTCGTTCCGTTAACCTATAAAAACAACATACAATGGCAAGAATCACAAAAGGAATCCTCGGCGGATTCTCAGGAAAAGTAGGAACGGTAGTAGGCGCCAGCTGGCGCGGACAGGACATCATCAGGAGCATACCCAAACCGAGCAGCCGGAAGGCAACCGGCAGGCAGATGCTCCAGCAGCTGAAGTTTAAGCTGGTGATCGATTTCCTCAAGCCGCTGACTGCGATCCAGAACCGGTATTTCGGATCAGGAAGCGGCTCGAAATCCAGGGTGAACCTGGCGGTATCGTATACCATCAGCGAAGCGGTACAGGTAACGGCGGATATTCCGCAACTGGTCTACAACAAAGTGCTGATCACGAGAGGCGACCTGGCCGGATTCCAGGACATTGCCGCAGCCGTGCAGCCGGGAAACATCATCCGGCTTTCCTGGCAGGACAATTCTGCTCAGGGCAATGCCTCGGCCACGGATAAGGCCAGTGCGGTCTGCTACAGTGAAGACCTCGGTACCTTTGAGCTTTTTGAATCGGTTGCCGTGAGAACCGGCCTGACCTCGGATCTCACGCTGCCGGATTACTACTCCGGAAAGCAGGTACAGGTCTGGGCCTATTTCCATAACACGGAAGAGACCTCGGCTTCCAACAGCTCCTACCTCGGCGCGCTGACGATGGCATAACCGGGCGTGCCGACCGAATTCTGATCTCCATCCTACCAGGGATGGGGATTTTTATTGTGATTCCAGTGGCTTTAGCTCTTTCCGGTCGCTCAGCGGAGCCGAAGCCGCCACATCGTTATTTTCATTATTTCTAACAGGAATTAAAACCGACTCTATGTACAGATACCGTTACCTGTTTTAGTTCCAACTACGTAAAATAGGGGTTATTGAAAATGGATTAAGAGCCCAGTTCCAGCATTCGGAACTTTACTGTAGCCTTTTTGTTTAGGGATCTTGAGATAAAATTCCTGTTCTTCCGATCTTTTATACCGAGAAAAAATAATCATGTTATAGCTCCAGCTCATTTCTCTCACCAATGGCGAGAATGTTGGAGAATTTTTATAAGCTTCATCGAACTGTTTCATCCTCCACAGGTTTTTATCAAAAAAAACCTTTAATTTCAGGATCAGTTTTCAAAATAAACTCTGATCACTCTTTTACAAAAACCTGTCCCCACTCACTGATCTTAATCTATTGGCTGATGTATGCTCCAACATTTCAATAGAAATTTTTCATTCTGAATTCACAGTCTGTATTCACAAGTCATTTATGCTAATGATATAGATATTATTAGTATAAACGGATTTTTATTTGATACCGTCTTAATTTCGGTTAAAAATACTTGTTACTGCAACTACAGTATAGCGAGGTCTGAAAACTTTTGTAAGAGCTAAAAAACTATGAAATTTGAACGCTAAAAAAAGGTGGATCATTATTGGGGCCAAAAAAGTATACCGAGAAGACATTATAGAAAAATGTAAAAAAATGTAGTTTTTTCAAAATAAAATTAAAAAAAATATTTCGAAAATATGGGTTTTCTTATGTGCAACCCAATAAATGATCCATCGGCTGATCGTACGGTAAAAGATGGCGGAAATCAATAATTGCTCAAAAAACACAGAGTTCTCTTTAACTATAATAAGTCTGTCAAGAACAGGCTTTCCCTCAAATGATCAATTTTATAAAAACTAATTTTAATAATAACAATGAAAGTACCATTAGAAACAATTTTCAGCTGGTTTGAAAAGGGTGATATGCCCACAGAAAATCAGTTTCAGCAGACCTTTTCTTCATTCCGTCATTTAGATGAAAATATCAGGATGGATGAGATAACGGGTTTAAATGACTATATTAAAGAAAACAGCGAGCAGATCGAATTGCTTAAAAGTTCAGGAACAAACTTTTCCTTTGGAGGAATTTTAAGGCCTACTGATCGTATTACCGTTAAGCCCGGGTCAACAAAATGGTTTTGGGCAGGGAGCGGAGTCTACGAAAATGCTTCAGGAGTTACGATTGAAAATTTCGGAATAATCTCTTTTGACGGTTTTGTTTGGTCTGTTCTTGAAATTGGTATGTCTGGAGGCGGAGAAGGTGGTTTTGTTGATTTAACACAAGAAGATTAAAATGAGATATACAGGAAAAATTTATTTCACAAATTATGAAAGATCAGATAAAGAAGTTGCAGATCATTTCATGTATCCGGTCATGTTTTTTATTAAAAATGAAGATGGAAAAATCATTAAACAGATTGCCTATTCAGCTTCAGGAGAAAAGTCAGAAAGTGAATATGGAACTGGTGGCGGGGGAAGCGGAGGCGCCAACGGAATTGTTTGCCGCGCAAAATCTGAAATACCTGCAGCCTTCGTAAAATCATTTGGAAGTGAAGTCAGAATCGTTTTTTCGTGGTCATCCGTCGACAGCATTG from Chryseobacterium sp. SORGH_AS_0447 includes these protein-coding regions:
- a CDS encoding DUF6266 family protein, with protein sequence MARITKGILGGFSGKVGTVVGASWRGQDIIRSIPKPSSRKATGRQMLQQLKFKLVIDFLKPLTAIQNRYFGSGSGSKSRVNLAVSYTISEAVQVTADIPQLVYNKVLITRGDLAGFQDIAAAVQPGNIIRLSWQDNSAQGNASATDKASAVCYSEDLGTFELFESVAVRTGLTSDLTLPDYYSGKQVQVWAYFHNTEETSASNSSYLGALTMA
- a CDS encoding DUF1016 N-terminal domain-containing protein codes for the protein MKQFDEAYKNSPTFSPLVREMSWSYNMIIFSRYKRSEEQEFYLKIPKQKGYSKVPNAGTGLLIHFQ
- a CDS encoding alpha-L-fucosidase, with amino-acid sequence MKNRILTFGIVLTTVFSHAQQPLKPYGAIPSDAQLKWHEMEMYCIVHYGSATYTDKEWGYGDENPVLINPTNFDAQQIVSAAKAGGFKGIIVVAKHHDGLCLWPTKTTDYSIKKSPWKNGKGDIVKEYQKACEKLGMKMGIYCSPWDRNNPLYGTPAYVEMYRKQLQELYSHYGTLFTSWHDGANGGDGYYGNARETRKIDRATYYDWPATWAITRRMQPEAVIFGDVGPDIRWVGNEDGHAGETCWATYEPQAPEEGKKPSNGFTKYELGIEGTRNGKYWMPAECDVSLRPGWFYHTREDSRVKTPAELLDLYYKSVGRGANLDLGLSPNRQGQLNPEDISSLQQFGKLLKQTFAVNLAEDAVLKASSVRGNNLSQYGPQHLLDQDRYSYWATDDEVTTPQLSITLPAEKTFNVIRLRENIKLGQRIEAFEVEAFLNGAWKKIASATSIGPNRLIRLPERITTDKIRLTITRSPVAVALSDFGLYNEPVIIAKPLIRRTAEGTITLSSADASSTIYYTLDGSSPTLKSLPYRQPFTLADDGMVKAISLNNNEQSETAVLRFGPVKSGWKIISPEGTDFAHPAAYAIDDNPETFWQSPPIASPSFSAGIMIDLGKLQNLKGCTYLPRQDKKPDGIISRYHIETSTDGIHWQSAAEGEFSNIKANPVEQQVIFKHPIPGRYLRFTAAGLISGNFCTVAKIGILTASMF
- a CDS encoding beta-galactosidase family protein produces the protein MSRLYAILSVFFLCGAGFFCSAQQPVRHTFALGDADFLLDGKPLQMISGEMHYPRIPRELWRERMKMAKAMGLNTIGTYVFWNAHEETPGVYDFSGNNDIAEFVKVAQEEGLWVVLRPSPYVCAEWEFGGYPWWLLKDRNMQVRSTDPKFIFAYTRYIKALAKQLIPLQVTHGGNILMIQIENEYGSYSNDKTYLDLNRKIFREAGFDGILFTCDGADQMPKGYLPGYLPAVNGLEDPAQVKTLINKYHNGKGPYYVAEWYPGWFDDWGKKHADVSAEQSAKTLDKLLAAGISVNMYMFHGGTTRGFMNGANMNKDNPYSPQVSSYDYDAPLDEAGNPTEKFYAFRKVIVNHLPAGKALPPVPKTKPAIKIPDIALEQYAGIFSQLPKPETAEQPLSFEGLDQAYGFVLYRTNIKKGGMLKLKELRDYAQVYVDGKYLGSLDRRLKQDSMNLTGISSDAVLDLWVENNGRINYGPFLNDNRHGITESVSIDGRAVSGWKMYRFPFKTTEKFSFSKNKDQKTGHPTLYKGSFTLQQLGDTYLDMRTFGKGFVFLNGRNLGKYWNIGPQQTLYVPACWLKKGKNEIVVFDELESNHRQLPSLDHPILDQNSKK
- a CDS encoding helix-turn-helix domain-containing protein, yielding MKTKSNYPLSDEEQFKGTLLVFLSEILKSLDRKEPDSSGYYDSADVKRLLNISDRTLHRLRKSKAVPYVKIGRKIFYPKSFFNGTIHGGPEKTEG